GATTTAATCAATTTTTTCTATGCTTGATTTTATTGTACTTGGCCTCCGGTGGACGAGATGGGGCAGAAGATGTGGCCGCGCGTTCGGTGCTCGGCCGACGCAAACACAAATCTGGGCAGACACGACCACATTGCCACCCCAAACGGACGAAATTCGGACAAAACGAACGTCCGTTTGGGGTAAGCGTTGGAGTTGCCCTAACACCGGTATAGCACTGGTAGAGACCATGCATGCAAAACTCAATACAACACTTGCTACTAGAACGAGACGAAAGAAGGTTTCCtccactttatatataaagcaaccatCACCGAGCAATCCAATACAAGCTCACGCCACCACAACATAGCACACATCCAAGGCTGGATACAAAGACATTAAAACAGCAACACCACCCCAAACAACTCCAAGCAAACATCAGCTGCACAAGAAGCATCACTATGAAGTCGCCGAGGCCCTTAACTGTGGACAAGCCACCGCAATGAGAGAGTCTGAGCATGACAAACCAtgggctccaaggcggcgccttcaaaaAGGGAAGTACACCAGAATGTCGCCACCGCCCAATCCAAAGATCAGGGTTTCCTTTAGCACCACGACGAACAATGAGTAACCGcgacaacaccttcaagaaggggacGGCGCCAGAATGCCGCCGCCGGCGGCTAGACAAGTCAGAATGGGTTTTCACCCCGTCTATACTCATCATCAATAAAATGTGGTACGGTTTACCTCACCACCACCACCGAACGTCATACCCCCTGCATGGCCATGGTCACCGAAAAACGCTTGAGTCGCGTGCTCCGTCCATGAGCATGCCAGCTCCTACCACTAGGACCGCCGCCCCGGCATACGAGACCTCTCGGCCATTGATACACCATACAGACGCGCCCGACCAGAAAAGGGCAGAAGNNNNNNNNNNNNNNNNNNNNNNNNNNNNNNNNNNNNNNNNNNNNNNNNNNNNNNNNNNNNNNNNNNNNNNNNNNNNNNNNNNNNNNNNNNNNNNNNNNNNNNNNNNNNNNNNNNNNNNNNNNNGCCGGCTAGATCTATGTGAGGGGAGCTCCGGCAGCCCAAGTTGTAGCCGTCGGACACACCGCACGGCGCCATCGCGGACAAGGGACAACCCTGCCTCTCTCCACGAAGACCCCCTTCCTTCTTCGGCCATCCCCTACTCGACATGAGCAAAGCCCCAAAATCTACACCAAGAAACTGCCCCTGCCTGCCGAGGCCCGTACCTATATCAGCAGAGGAGGGAGAGCGCCAGCACGGACGTGATGCGCTCTAGGGCAGCCCTCTCTTTCTCCATAGCAAGTTCCCTCCAGACCTCCTTAGCGTTTTTGCACTTGATGAATAGGTGCGCTCCATCCTCATCGGCCTTGCCACAGAACAGACATTTGGTGTCCTCAATGGGGATGCCTCGCCGGGCCAGGTTCGTGCGGAGCGCAAGAGATTCATGCTTGATTTTCTGTGGGGTCTTGATGAAAAAAAGCGACTACTAGTGCTAACCTTTTGGTGGATGTGGTGGTCGAACAGAAACAGAATGAGAGAAGGGGACATGCCTACCTCggctgaagaagtggctcgacgatCAAGAAGCAGCGTCCTTGAGTTCATGCAGATTTTCGGGAAGCCAGAAGCCAAACCATCGCCGGACAAATGGCACCCCCCCCNNNNNNNNNNNNNNNNNNNNNNNNNNNNNNNNNNNNNNNNNNNNNNNNNNNNNNNNNNNNNNNNNNNNNNNNNNNNNNNNNNNNNNNNNNNNNNNNNNNNNNNNNNNNNNNNNNNNNNNNNNNNNNNNNNNNNNNNNNNNNNNNNNNNNNNNNNNNNNNNNNCGGGTCGTTTGTTCCTGGCCAGCAACATGCAGGATGGGGAGTTGCTATCAGATCGAAGGATGGTCCCTTACTCTGTGCACGGGCAAGTCGAGGCGAGAATATCAGCGATGTTTTCTCGGCAGAAGCCATGGCGATGTCACAAGCGATCAACACTGCTGCAGATATGGGTATGACCCGAGTGGAGtttgaaacggattcacagctcctGGCGGATGCTCTTGACCCGGGGAAGGTGGATTCCTCGGCGTACGCTGCGGTGATCGAGGACATGAAATATCAACTGAAAATTTGGTTCCCTGAGTTCTCCATTTCGGTTTGTAGGAGAAGTGCAAATACAGTAGCTCATGAATTGGCCAACCTTGGCCGCATGTATGATCAAAACCACTGTATGCATGCAGTGGGAGTCCGATATACGCACCCATGTGGGTGACCGTGTTTTGGGTGATTTGCCCAACAACAGTTAAGTAATAAAGCCAAGTTGctttaaaaaaaagagggagagCGCCCACCCTACCCGGCCGCAGACGAACCGACGTCGGAACACGTCCCGCCGCCGCAACCAGACTCAGGCCGGCCACCATGGCTGCAGCCACGCCACTGCAAACCACCACCACGTATGCAGCTTCCCTGCTGGACCACTGCCACCACCCTACATCGCCCGCAACCACCCGAGGCCAAACCTGAAGGGATCTGGCAGAAGATGCCTGAGCACGCCACCGCCCGATCTGAGTCTTCGGCAGTCGCTGCACCACCAACGCCTCCCAGGAAGCCAACGCGACACCACTAGGCACTCTTGTCGCCGCCGTGAAGATGTGCCGCTGGACCCCGCCATAGCCTAGCGCCCCCACTCGACCGGCCGCCCCGCGCCAGCCGTGGGACACGAGCGGAGGGGAAGGgaaagccccgccgccgcccttgccagCCGGGCTTCGCCCGGCAGCGACTCTGGGTGGCCCAGAGGGGATGGCTGAGGGAGGGGGTGTGGCGGCGGACTAAGGGTTCCCGGGAGCTCGTGGGAGGGAGGGGAAAACAGAAAAATGACTTGCCACTAGAACAACGCCGATCTCCAATCAGGCAGAAGTTGTGCATGGATCGCTTGAGCGCCCCTTATGCCGGCAGTGCTGGTCATGGGCCATGCTTTTCTGTTCTTTCTTTTCGGCTTCGTTCATTTTGTTTTTCCTTTGGTTCTTTCTTTTTGTTtaatttttcttctctttcttattttcttttattttttatttttcaatattcaaaatatgttcatgatttcttgaattcatgaacattttatgaatttCTTGAtattttttcaaatccgtgaacatCTTTTGAATTAGGGATTATTTATTGatttcattaacatttttttaattttttcaaaatcatgaagatCTTtagaattcgtgaacatttttggattttgtgaacattattcaaattcatgatttttttttgtttCACGAACATTTTAACAAATCTGTGGACATTTTTTCACAAATAATTCACTAACATTTTTAGATTAGTAGCAAGAATATGTGCAAATGAAACAATGATTATTAGATTAGAAGTGCAAATGAAACCATAATTCCTAGATTAAAAGTTACTGGGCTTTTGGAGTTTCATACCTCTAGTTCTTCTCGGTCCTCTCTATGTCTTGACCATCTTTCACTTAATTCTCTCCATAGGCTATCCATACATGATTCCTGTGCATACTACAACTTACATGATTAGGCCATTGCGGAAAGTAAACTGAGAGACAATATGTGTTGACGAGGTTCATGGATCAGCCCCTACATCACTAGAGCATGACTACGTGCTCCTCTTTCATGAACTAACAACATAGTATAATCAACTACAAGTCCGTCGAGGTCATCAGACGCATCAAGACCATCACACCAGGGCTAGTCCGGTCACCCTCGTGATCTTATGTCTAGCCTACCAGCTTTGTCAAGTCTATTTTGGCTACCATGTGATGCCTTTATATAACAGAACCGAGTTACATATGTTCGACCCAAAAGGCTACCCCCACACACCCCGCGCCTGCCCGCTTACACCAATTCCAACTATGGCCCTATACACATTTGACAccgatttttttttttttgagagacaAGGCTTTATGCCCAGGTCTATTGCTAATCTGGAAGTTCAGTACTGTGGTACAGTAATCAGGGGGTTTGGCAGCAATTCTAACATCCTGTCTTTAAGAGTTAGTAAAGCAGAAGTCATATAAAGTGACTGAGTACGTGAATGACATATGGACATACACGAAAGTGAAATATATGTGCACGCTTTGAATGCCCAGGTCTTCAAGATCATTGCAATAACATGTGCAAATGAAACTATAAGTGATTACCTGTAATTACAAAGATGTAATAAAAGGGCTTTTTGTAGTTGTGTACCTCtaattcttcttgtccttcttcttgcGCTAAtaattcttcttgtccttcttcatttGGTTCTTCCTCTGGCTCTAATATTACTTTACGGATGTGAGAAACCTTACATGCATCCTCCCTTCGGGACCTATGGACCAGACTTGAACATCCAGAAATGTACAATTCCTCCAGGGCAGTAAGGTTTCTTATGCTTTCAGGCAAAAATGTGATGTTGGAACAGTCTCTGATGTGAAGTTCTCGCAGGGAACTGAACTGTCCTAGCCATTCCGGCAATCTATATAGTCCTTCGCACTCGAGAAGCATTAGTACTCTCAGAGCAGTGAGATTTCCCATACTTGCAGGCAATATTCTTAAATTGCGACAATCTTTTATGCCCAAGACTTGTAGAGAAGGGAGATATCCCAACCAATCCGGCAGCATCTCAAGGTCCTCCAACGACATCAAACTTAGTTTTTTGAGAGAGGTGAAGCAGCTAATGGCCTCTGGCAAGGCCCTCAAGCCGCGGCAGGAGGTCAATGAGAATTCTTCGAGAGCGGGGAATTGCTGTAGTATGCACCACTCGGAAGAACGAAAGATGCAATTTTTTATACCCATGCGACAAGGAAGAGTGGAAGACGAGAGTTCCCAAAATCCAAGTCTTGGTCCTGCCAAAGCCTCGTTGCTATTGTCCAAGATCCAAAACATACTTCTGGGGGGATATGGTAGGAACTTCAACTTTGGGCAGTCCTTCAACTCTAGATTATGCAAATTAGGGATTAAAAATTCTCCATCTTCTTCGCCTGTCTGTGTTGTCCACCATTCCACCAAATTGTCCATCGACTTCAACTGTAGCAATCTTAATTTCGTACAAGTTCCACCCTCTCCATAGAATTCCTTGCCAATTTTCGTGACGTTGGGAATTTTCTGCAGATATAGACTTCTTAAATTTGGTAGCTGCCCAAATGGAGGAAGATTATCACATGCACCTAAATCAAAAAGACTCAGATAGGTAACAGAAGGGAGGTGGGAGGATATGTGCGACATCCAGTTAGGGAAACCCTTGCTCATATACCCTTGTATCATAAACTGTTCAAGATTTCGAGCTGGTATGAGCCTCTCCAAAATAGATTCAGCCGAGGATGCATCAGCATTCATATTCTTCTGATTCCAATGGAGAGCTAGCTGTCTAAGACATGATTTATCACGCAGCTTGATTGTCTCTGCATCTTCCGGTCTCTTGACACGCTGAAGCGATCGAATTAACAGCTCAGGGCAATTCACATGTCCAAGCTCAACAATACTGTTGTATCTTCCTGTGTTGCGTACTCCGTGTACTGTGCGGCCTGGTAAATTTAGACTCTTCTTAATTTCCTGGGCTTCTCCAAATACCCTAGGATGTCCTGACGTGACCACAAATTGGGTGAGACTAGCCATTTTACTGATGCTATCTGGCAAGTGACCGAGAGCACCAGCAGAAATGTCCAATATTTGGAGATTAAGATCACCTAGTGACAAGGGGAGCTCTAGCATCCCTAAGCAATATGACAAATTGAGACACTTCAGATTAGTCATCTTGCAGACTGACTCAGGCAACCGTACTAGCCTGGGGCAACTTGTTACGTTCAAAGATTCAAGTTCTGAAAGGTCGCCAAAACACTCAGGGAGTACTATAAGGGCACGGCAATCTGAAAGGTTTAGGTCTTTCAAATGCTTCAGTTGGCAAAATGATTCTGGTAGAACTGAAATCTTGTAGCAATCAGAAAGGTTCAAGAACCTAAGATTTTCAAGATTGCCGAAATCTTGTGGTAGATTTTTTATCTCATGACAACCTAATAGGTTTAAATGTTCTAAACACTCCAGGCTAAAATTGTCAGGAAGTTCGGTTAGCTTGGAACAACTAGACATGTTTAGGAACATGAGTTTGTTAAGAAGATGAAAATTGTCAGGGAGCTTACTGAGGCTCGCATTGCCAGCTAGGTCCAAATAGCAGAGTTTGTTGAGGCTACAGATACTGTCAGGCAAGGTTGCAAGTGAGCAATTGGACAGAATTAGAGTTTCCATATTTTGAAGTGAATGGAAAGACTCAGGAAGTGATGTGATTGGCAGGCTAGAGGCATCAAGGTACCTAAGTAGCTTCAACTGAAGCACGGAACATGGCAAAAGTATGTTGCTTGGAGTAGATTGCCCCACAACTAAACATCCACTTATGTCCAAGACCCGTATGTACTTGGTTCTGGAAAATGCCTTTTGGGGAAGCTGCTGTTTCTCTGAATGTCTTACATGGAAGGATCTGATGTTGCCTGGCAGATAATTGAAAACCTTATACTGATTCTGGTAGTTGATCAACTGTGCATGTCGGCAATAACGACGTTTTGCTTTCTTCCTAGTCCTCGGATCAGTAGCATTTAGAACAATAGATTCATGACCCAAAATTATCGTTGCAAGATCGTGCACCAAATCATGCATTGTGAGCTCTCGAGGAGCATTGGCATGCACTGGACTTGACCTAATCTGCAGAGGGAAGTAAAATCAAATTAGTCTTGTAGAATAAACTGTAACAGTTtgactaattcacatctagatgttttttaaggatgtcacatctaagctcccacaaatacataatgcagcaacaagaaaccaaaaaaaaaaaacgaagacaaaaaaaatagaccacaaacaaagTGAATatcagcttagatgtgacataactatgtcacatctagatgtgtcctagacaaacCCAAAATGTAAACCCGACATGGTTATGCTTAGTTACCAAGTGAAGAATCTTTCTATGATTAACATTAATAACTTATAAATTAGTGGCCGCAGATAGTAACTAAACGCCCCCGCAAAAAAAGATAGTGACTAACGGAATGCACAAAATCTATGAGGCTCATCTAACACCCATAATTGATAATTAATTATTCTAATGGTCAATTAGACTTCCAATACCTTCCTCCCCATCCAACTCGCCCTAATGGTTGACTAGTCAAGGTGAATCTGGATATTTAAAGTATGTTTATCTGTTGGCTGGTGGGCGTGATAACATAGGAACACTaaatataacatcccaaattttcaatttggaatgttatacattagagcatcatgcatatcatattttattttgtattttggttgatcctagaaattctatacaactcaatgacccacggagagagttggggatttcgttattttcatatttgagttttctcaaattttgagaataggatcatttgattttatttattttatcatcaattatttttattacaaaaatatgagagagggaataaaatgacttttccaaaataaagaaatattgaggatttaataataaaatcaaataagatttcattttggagtttttcggtgttttatttgaatttaggaaaaaaagtgcgtttttcaaaattgtatttagggcccaaataaatgttcaccttgtgcgtcttgattttagaagcccgcgaaaatttatttcggaatttttggagtccgtttagtattttttttttcttccgagcggaataattaaaaaaacgaaccgacttaacgggccgtgtccgacctggacaccgacccgggaggcctttataagccgaggcccggccccgggggaaaccctaaagcgccctaagccgccgccaccctaagaagccgccgccgccgtccgccgccgccgg
The sequence above is a segment of the Triticum dicoccoides isolate Atlit2015 ecotype Zavitan chromosome 1A, WEW_v2.0, whole genome shotgun sequence genome. Coding sequences within it:
- the LOC119291487 gene encoding disease resistance protein RGA2-like isoform X2 is translated as MSGFGEIIASAVGKQVAGMLGELATEEATLQWKFKDDADVMADKMQDLEAVLHDADDRLRRRGRDGEAVGRWLTKFKSVAYDVEDVLDDLDATELLKKSQPKLKLFFSWNNQILRRITMPHKLKNLRGEIEKVGKEGQALNLVRNQERAEGSRNNETFVGICDEGLKSGVVGRDMEKDKIFRLLLNYDDNAREDISIVSIVGLGGLGKSTLAESVFVLDKMANNFEVRAWVHVSKELDLGKIGSAILKSINSSINLDNCSLQFLQENLKKELAGRRYLIVLDDLWEEDADKLERLKQMLQHGCKGSRVIVTTRNQRVVNKMSTGVLANQRKICPVPNSDQINLCVLSTDDCWEVMKQTTFGPDDDKSDLKEIGRKIAEKCGGVPLVAIALGQVMSELRTAEAWKKIRDTDIDLGHRDHKDTLERLMLSYYYMKLEFKMCFTYLAAFPKGFVIDSDRLIQQWKALGYIHGDDGKRCINYLMGMSFLQISRSSAIRSSPVHANAPRELTMHDLVHDLATIILGHESIVLNATDPRTRKKAKRRYCRHAQLINYQNQYKVFNYLPGNIRSFHVRHSEKQQLPQKAFSRTKYIRVLDISGCLVVGQSTPSNILLPCSVLQLKLLRYLDASSLPITSLPESFHSLQNMETLILSNCSLATLPDSICSLNKLCYLDLAGNASLSKLPDNFHLLNKLMFLNMSSCSKLTELPDNFSLECLEHLNLLGCHEIKNLPQDFGNLENLRFLNLSDCYKISVLPESFCQLKHLKDLNLSDCRALIVLPECFGDLSELESLNVTSCPRLVRLPESVCKMTNLKCLNLSYCLGMLELPLSLGDLNLQILDISAGALGHLPDSISKMASLTQFVVTSGHPRVFGEAQEIKKSLNLPGRTVHGVRNTGRYNSIVELGHVNCPELLIRSLQRVKRPEDAETIKLRDKSCLRQLALHWNQKNMNADASSAESILERLIPARNLEQFMIQGYMSKGFPNWMSHISSHLPSVTYLSLFDLGACDNLPPFGQLPNLRSLYLQKIPNVTKIGKEFYGEGGTCTKLRLLQLKSMDNLVEWWTTQTGEEDGEFLIPNLHNLELKDCPKLKFLPYPPRSMFWILDNSNEALAGPRLGFWELSSSTLPCRMGIKNCIFRSSEWCILQQFPALEEFSLTSCRGLRALPEAISCFTSLKKLSLMSLEDLEMLPDWLGYLPSLQVLGIKDCRNLRILPASMGNLTALRVLMLLECEGLYRLPEWLGQFSSLRELHIRDCSNITFLPESIRNLTALEELYISGCSSLVHRSRREDACKVSHIRKVILEPEEEPNEEGQEELLAQEEGQEELEESCMDSLWRELSERWSRHREDREELEMSDSDSEHLYRFGQEDSENEDDEQEYWANEDDKQED
- the LOC119291487 gene encoding disease resistance protein RGA2-like isoform X1; translation: MSGFGEIIASAVGKQVAGMLGELATEEATLQWKFKDDADVMADKMQDLEAVLHDADDRLRRRGRDGEAVGRWLTKFKSVAYDVEDVLDDLDATELLKKSQPKLKLFFSWNNQILRRITMPHKLKNLRGEIEKVGKEGQALNLVRNQERAEGSRNNETFVGICDEGLKSGVVGRDMEKDKIFRLLLNYDDNAREDISIVSIVGLGGLGKSTLAESVFVLDKMANNFEVRAWVHVSKELDLGKIGSAILKSINSSINLDNCSLQFLQENLKKELAGRRYLIVLDDLWEEDADKLERLKQMLQHGCKGSRVIVTTRNQRVVNKMSTGVLANQRKICPVPNSDQINLCVLSTDDCWEVMKQTTFGPDDDKSDLKEIGRKIAEKCGGVPLVAIALGQVMSELRTAEAWKKIRDTDIDLGHRDHKDTLERLMLSYYYMKLEFKMCFTYLAAFPKGFVIDSDRLIQQWKALGYIHGDDGKRCINYLMGMSFLQISRSSAIRSSPVHANAPRELTMHDLVHDLATIILGHESIVLNATDPRTRKKAKRRYCRHAQLINYQNQYKVFNYLPGNIRSFHVRHSEKQQLPQKAFSRTKYIRVLDISGCLVVGQSTPSNILLPCSVLQLKLLRYLDASSLPITSLPESFHSLQNMETLILSNCSLATLPDSICSLNKLCYLDLAGNASLSKLPDNFHLLNKLMFLNMSSCSKLTELPDNFSLECLEHLNLLGCHEIKNLPQDFGNLENLRFLNLSDCYKISVLPESFCQLKHLKDLNLSDCRALIVLPECFGDLSELESLNVTSCPRLVRLPESVCKMTNLKCLNLSYCLGMLELPLSLGDLNLQILDISAGALGHLPDSISKMASLTQFVVTSGHPRVFGEAQEIKKSLNLPGRTVHGVRNTGRYNSIVELGHVNCPELLIRSLQRVKRPEDAETIKLRDKSCLRQLALHWNQKNMNADASSAESILERLIPARNLEQFMIQGYMSKGFPNWMSHISSHLPSVTYLSLFDLGACDNLPPFGQLPNLRSLYLQKIPNVTKIGKEFYGEGGTCTKLRLLQLKSMDNLVEWWTTQTGEEDGEFLIPNLHNLELKDCPKLKFLPYPPRSMFWILDNSNEALAGPRLGFWELSSSTLPCRMGIKNCIFRSSEWCILQQFPALEEFSLTSCRGLRALPEAISCFTSLKKLSLMSLEDLEMLPDWLGYLPSLQVLGIKDCRNLRILPASMGNLTALRVLMLLECEGLYRLPEWLGQFSSLRELHIRDCSNITFLPESIRNLTALEELYISGCSSLVHRSRREDACKVSHIRKVILEPEEEPNEEGQEELLAQEEGQEELEYAQESCMDSLWRELSERWSRHREDREELEMSDSDSEHLYRFGQEDSENEDDEQEYWANEDDKQED